A window of Clostridium sp. 'White wine YQ' contains these coding sequences:
- a CDS encoding flagellar brake protein: MKSLRIGLNRVVSIFWKDEKVYKASVQDEEEGFFYINLPVCDGEYLFFVEGQKLSMLFNDENNIYKFETTVVKRTLVNQMPLYKLEIPETYEKVQRRDFVRIEFVQNLQYVKLSDKNEELNNEYKAALLLDISGGGLRMKSKEKNSINDKVMINISFENDIVGVIGRIVRVSKSEDKEYIYGVKFDENQRSSREKIVKIVFKLMRKQRGLV, translated from the coding sequence ATGAAATCACTTAGAATTGGGTTAAATAGGGTTGTATCAATATTTTGGAAAGATGAAAAAGTATATAAGGCAAGTGTTCAAGACGAGGAAGAAGGTTTCTTCTATATAAATTTGCCAGTTTGTGATGGAGAGTATTTATTCTTTGTAGAAGGGCAGAAGTTATCGATGCTTTTCAATGATGAAAATAATATATATAAATTTGAAACTACCGTCGTAAAAAGAACTTTAGTTAATCAAATGCCATTGTATAAACTTGAGATTCCAGAAACATATGAAAAAGTTCAAAGAAGAGATTTTGTAAGAATTGAATTTGTACAGAATTTACAATATGTAAAGTTAAGTGATAAAAATGAAGAATTAAATAATGAGTATAAGGCAGCATTACTACTAGATATTAGTGGTGGTGGATTAAGAATGAAATCAAAAGAAAAGAATTCTATAAATGATAAGGTTATGATAAATATATCTTTTGAAAATGATATAGTTGGCGTAATAGGAAGAATAGTTAGAGTAAGTAAATCAGAAGATAAAGAATATATATATGGAGTAAAGTTTGATGAAAATCAACGATCTTCTAGGGAAAAAATAGTTAAAATAGTATTCAAATTAATGAGAAAACAAAGAGGGTTAGTTTAG
- a CDS encoding calcium-translocating P-type ATPase, PMCA-type, whose product MIEEKELLLGLTSKEAEFRMKKFGPNELTKGKKKSPFMVFISQFNDLMIWVLLASTVISCFMGDTADAITIIIIVLINGILGFIQEYRTEKSLDALKSLAAPTCKVIRDGNMRVINAINLTVGDWVDLEAGDRVPADGILVDGNGVTVDESLLTGESVGVNKDTRDKHGNIYMGTTVLKGKGLMKVSTIGMGTEMGKIAGLLQNIEEEKSPLKDRLESLGKVLVFLCLGICAIVTVVGVARGNNLGDMFLLGVSLAVAAIPEGLPAIVTVSLALGVSRMLKRNALVRKLPAVETLGCTSVICSDKTGTLTQNSMTVKEIYIDNKIYNLDKGEKVRNEMFIKSLIYCNDCNYNFNEKNIDEVLHGDPTETALVKAFFKDVKLLKEFVNNKRRVFEVPFDSNRKMMSVIIRENGKETCYTKGAPEKVLDKCNYIVEEGKIKPLTALKKKSILNCVDNMSNRALRCLAAAYKDGFLEKSDSLEKGLIFIGIVGSIDPPREEARDAVLQCKLAGIKPVMITGDHKNTAFAIAKSLSICNSSDSVLTGDDIETLSDRELEREVEKARVFARVNPNHKLRIVKAFKKRGNIVAMTGDGVNDAPAIKEADIGISMGISGTDVTKEASSMILMDDNFATIVAAVEEGRVIYDNIRKFIRYLLSCNLGEVLTMFLASIFYMPNPLTPIQILFVNLATDGLPAIALGVDPPDKDIMSQKPRDKKESIFARGLTEKIMVRGTLIGICTLMSFIIGQYLGFDLKTCRTIALCTLVMSQLIHVFECRSERHSIFEIKLFTNPYLLCAVLISISMIMCILYIPFFKEVFQTQALSLMNWGIVIFFSGIIATINSVYLYIKR is encoded by the coding sequence GTGATTGAAGAAAAAGAGCTCTTATTAGGATTAACTAGTAAAGAAGCCGAGTTTAGAATGAAAAAGTTTGGACCCAATGAACTAACTAAGGGAAAAAAGAAATCGCCATTTATGGTTTTTATATCTCAATTTAATGATTTAATGATTTGGGTATTATTAGCATCAACAGTGATATCTTGTTTCATGGGAGATACTGCAGATGCCATAACAATTATTATAATTGTGCTTATAAATGGAATTTTGGGCTTTATTCAAGAATATAGAACGGAAAAATCACTAGATGCATTAAAAAGTTTAGCAGCACCTACTTGTAAGGTAATAAGAGATGGAAATATGAGAGTAATAAATGCAATAAATTTGACAGTTGGTGATTGGGTTGATTTAGAAGCTGGGGACAGAGTGCCAGCAGATGGTATATTAGTTGATGGAAACGGAGTAACAGTTGATGAGTCTTTATTAACTGGAGAGTCAGTTGGAGTAAATAAAGATACAAGAGACAAACACGGAAATATATATATGGGAACAACTGTATTAAAAGGAAAAGGACTAATGAAAGTTTCAACTATAGGTATGGGGACAGAGATGGGAAAAATAGCAGGACTTCTTCAAAATATAGAGGAAGAAAAATCACCATTAAAAGATCGACTCGAATCATTAGGAAAAGTGTTAGTATTCTTATGTTTAGGCATATGTGCAATTGTAACGGTAGTAGGTGTAGCTAGAGGAAATAATTTAGGAGACATGTTCTTATTAGGGGTAAGTTTAGCAGTAGCAGCTATTCCAGAGGGACTTCCAGCTATTGTTACAGTTTCCTTAGCACTTGGTGTATCACGTATGCTAAAACGAAATGCACTAGTGAGAAAACTACCAGCAGTTGAGACATTAGGTTGTACTTCAGTAATTTGTTCAGACAAAACGGGAACATTAACTCAAAATTCAATGACTGTAAAAGAAATATATATTGATAATAAAATATATAATTTAGACAAAGGAGAAAAGGTTAGAAATGAGATGTTTATTAAATCATTAATTTATTGTAATGACTGTAATTATAATTTTAATGAGAAAAATATTGATGAAGTTTTGCATGGAGATCCAACAGAAACAGCTTTAGTTAAAGCTTTTTTTAAAGATGTAAAATTGTTAAAAGAATTTGTTAACAATAAGAGAAGGGTATTTGAAGTACCTTTTGATTCAAATAGAAAAATGATGTCAGTAATTATTAGAGAGAATGGAAAAGAAACTTGTTACACCAAAGGGGCACCTGAAAAGGTTTTGGATAAATGCAACTATATAGTTGAAGAAGGAAAAATTAAGCCTTTAACAGCATTAAAGAAAAAATCAATATTAAATTGTGTTGATAACATGTCAAACCGTGCTCTAAGATGTCTAGCAGCTGCATATAAAGATGGATTTTTAGAAAAAAGTGATAGTTTAGAGAAGGGATTAATTTTTATTGGAATAGTAGGAAGCATAGACCCTCCAAGAGAAGAAGCTAGAGATGCAGTGTTACAATGCAAGCTTGCAGGCATAAAACCTGTTATGATTACTGGTGATCATAAAAATACTGCATTTGCTATAGCGAAGTCATTAAGCATTTGTAATTCAAGTGATAGTGTATTAACTGGTGATGATATAGAGACATTAAGTGATAGGGAACTGGAGAGAGAGGTAGAAAAGGCAAGAGTATTCGCAAGAGTAAACCCTAACCACAAATTAAGAATAGTAAAGGCCTTCAAAAAAAGAGGTAATATAGTAGCAATGACAGGTGATGGGGTAAATGATGCCCCTGCAATTAAAGAAGCAGATATAGGAATTTCAATGGGGATTTCGGGGACAGACGTTACAAAAGAAGCATCATCAATGATATTAATGGATGACAACTTTGCTACAATTGTAGCTGCAGTAGAAGAGGGGAGAGTTATTTACGATAATATAAGAAAGTTTATAAGGTATCTATTGTCGTGTAACTTAGGAGAGGTATTAACTATGTTTCTTGCCTCAATCTTTTATATGCCAAACCCGCTAACACCAATACAAATCTTATTTGTAAATCTCGCAACAGACGGTTTACCAGCAATTGCTTTAGGAGTAGATCCTCCAGATAAGGATATAATGTCACAAAAACCTAGGGACAAAAAAGAGAGCATATTTGCAAGAGGACTTACTGAGAAGATTATGGTGAGAGGAACACTTATAGGTATATGTACATTGATGTCTTTTATAATTGGACAGTACTTAGGCTTTGATTTGAAAACTTGTAGAACAATCGCTTTATGTACTTTAGTAATGTCACAATTAATTCATGTATTTGAGTGTAGGTCAGAAAGACATTCAATATTTGAAATTAAACTTTTTACTAATCCTTATTTGTTATGTGCAGTTTTAATTTCGATATCTATGATAATGTGTATATTATATATTCCATTTTTTAAAGAGGTTTTTCAAACACAAGCTTTAAGCCTAATGAATTGGGGAATAGTTATATTCTTTTCAGGAATAATTGCAACTATAAATTCAGTTTATCTATATATTAAAAGGTAG
- the flhF gene encoding flagellar biosynthesis protein FlhF, translating to MIIKKYIVKNMNEAMTRIRYELGKDAVILSNRKIRKDGIKGFFSPKLLEVTAAVEKLPEVKTEKKNKGEVENSIDSLRKMMEREISNRGTDNRGSSIEENKVAQIIKKDASDNQLKNEMQEIKSMLARVIDKDENAMRDEFDEFLDERDIEEKYIQEFKNDLNNSLSFEDKKEKLREYLRDIVQIDTKPLSGRVVFIGPTGVGKTTTIAKIAGRLSLIERKKVGLITIDTYRIGAVEQLKTYAEIMGITLEVVITLKEMELAIEKLSDCDVILIDTTGRSSKNKMQLSELRAFVEKAKPDETYLVISSIIKNKDIEIILDGYKLLSYDGIIVTKLDETSVYGGLVQIIKESNTPISYITTGQSVPEDIRAADKEEIVKLILGEDTVC from the coding sequence ATGATAATAAAGAAGTACATAGTAAAAAATATGAATGAAGCTATGACAAGAATAAGATATGAACTAGGGAAAGATGCCGTAATTCTTAGCAATAGAAAGATAAGAAAAGATGGAATTAAAGGGTTCTTTTCGCCTAAATTATTAGAAGTTACAGCTGCAGTTGAAAAGCTTCCGGAAGTAAAAACTGAAAAGAAAAATAAGGGTGAAGTTGAAAATTCTATTGATTCATTAAGAAAGATGATGGAAAGAGAAATATCTAACAGAGGTACTGATAACAGAGGTTCATCAATAGAGGAAAACAAAGTAGCTCAAATCATTAAAAAAGATGCTTCAGATAATCAGCTTAAAAATGAAATGCAAGAAATAAAATCAATGCTAGCAAGGGTCATTGATAAAGATGAAAATGCAATGAGAGACGAATTTGATGAGTTCTTAGATGAAAGAGATATTGAAGAAAAATATATACAAGAATTTAAAAATGATTTAAATAATAGTCTATCTTTTGAGGATAAAAAAGAGAAACTTAGGGAATATCTAAGAGATATAGTACAAATTGATACTAAACCATTATCCGGAAGAGTAGTATTTATAGGACCAACTGGGGTTGGCAAGACTACAACTATTGCAAAAATTGCTGGAAGATTATCTTTGATAGAAAGAAAAAAAGTAGGTCTTATTACTATTGATACATATAGAATTGGTGCTGTTGAGCAATTAAAAACATATGCAGAAATAATGGGGATAACTTTAGAAGTTGTAATTACACTTAAAGAGATGGAACTAGCAATAGAAAAACTAAGTGATTGTGATGTTATATTAATAGATACTACTGGAAGAAGTTCTAAAAATAAGATGCAATTATCTGAATTAAGAGCTTTTGTTGAGAAAGCAAAACCTGATGAAACATATTTAGTAATTTCATCAATAATTAAAAATAAAGATATAGAAATTATCCTAGATGGATATAAATTATTAAGCTATGATGGTATAATAGTAACAAAGCTAGATGAAACTTCTGTGTATGGTGGATTAGTTCAGATAATAAAAGAATCTAATACTCCAATATCATATATTACTACAGGTCAGTCAGTTCCAGAAGACATTAGAGCTGCTGATAAAGAAGAAATAGTGAAACTTATTCTTGGGGAGGATACTGTATGCTAG
- a CDS encoding MinD/ParA family protein, which yields MLDQAVKLRELAGQDLGKSRSKILTITSGKGGVGKSNIVINLAIELQKQGKKVLIFDADIGMGNDDVLMGVFPKHTLFDILNDEMSIDKVLVEGHMGVKLLSGGSGINRVEDLSEREREKFLDKIQELDEYDYILIDTGAGINRSVLAFISCCQELIVVTTPEPTSLTDAYSLLKATKHFKIKNKASVIVNKSLSYKEGQDTFNKFKSAIDRFLFLEIDYLGAVLEDRKLVQAVREQSPFTISYPNSDAAKCIKDIAKKLEGEVNNQTNIGANGLFKRIFSIFS from the coding sequence ATGCTAGATCAAGCTGTAAAACTCAGAGAATTAGCTGGTCAAGATTTAGGAAAATCCAGAAGTAAGATTTTAACTATTACCTCTGGAAAAGGTGGAGTAGGTAAAAGTAACATAGTAATTAATCTAGCTATCGAACTTCAAAAGCAAGGGAAAAAAGTTCTAATTTTTGATGCTGATATTGGAATGGGAAATGATGATGTCTTAATGGGGGTATTCCCTAAGCATACTTTGTTTGATATTTTAAATGATGAAATGTCCATCGATAAGGTTTTAGTAGAAGGGCATATGGGAGTTAAACTTTTATCTGGGGGTTCAGGTATCAATCGAGTTGAAGATTTATCTGAAAGAGAAAGAGAAAAGTTTTTAGATAAGATTCAAGAACTTGATGAATATGATTATATTCTTATTGATACAGGAGCAGGAATTAATAGAAGTGTATTGGCATTTATTTCTTGTTGTCAAGAACTGATTGTTGTTACAACTCCTGAACCTACATCATTAACAGATGCATATAGCTTGTTAAAAGCAACAAAGCATTTTAAAATCAAAAACAAAGCTAGTGTTATAGTGAATAAGTCTCTTTCGTACAAAGAAGGTCAAGATACCTTCAATAAGTTCAAAAGTGCAATTGATAGATTTTTATTTTTAGAAATAGACTATTTAGGTGCAGTGCTTGAAGATAGAAAACTTGTTCAAGCAGTAAGAGAACAATCACCATTCACCATATCATATCCTAATAGTGATGCAGCAAAATGCATTAAAGATATTGCTAAAAAATTAGAAGGGGAAGTAAATAATCAAACCAATATTGGAGCGAATGGATTATTTAAAAGAATTTTTAGTATATTTTCTTAG
- a CDS encoding transposase — MARTSRIKRKHGIYHIMVKSIPELKLYNDNEDKDKYLKIIKEKQVLFGFKIYAFCIMSNHGHFIIDSNGSDISEIMQSINSKYAFYFNMKYKRNGHLFLDRFKSKLIKDDRYLYLLSLYIHSNPKDIVKYRNTLESYYYSSLSNYFYGRRDKYNIVDTSRILFLFSNNIKSPRKNYKLAMENYNKMKQQEFNFKNDINKEAIELKNNKSKDRDLKHSIDKITTYLSKKFMVDKSLMNLKYNNEVNIVKSFLFLFMRCFCKMKVREIYNIYNNHSINTIYKLSNSGVNLMLKNPNYKYIMAEYLSVI; from the coding sequence GTGGCTAGAACATCTAGAATTAAGAGAAAACATGGTATATATCATATTATGGTTAAGAGTATACCAGAGTTGAAATTATATAATGATAATGAGGATAAAGATAAATATCTTAAAATTATAAAAGAAAAGCAGGTACTATTTGGATTCAAAATTTATGCATTTTGCATTATGAGCAATCATGGACATTTTATAATAGACTCAAATGGATCAGATATTTCTGAAATAATGCAATCCATAAATTCAAAATATGCTTTTTATTTCAATATGAAATATAAGAGAAACGGACATCTTTTTCTAGATAGATTTAAAAGTAAGTTAATCAAGGATGATAGGTATTTGTACTTGTTGTCATTATATATACACAGTAATCCTAAGGATATTGTTAAATATAGGAATACATTAGAAAGTTATTATTACTCTAGTTTATCAAACTATTTTTACGGTAGGAGAGACAAATATAATATTGTTGATACCAGTAGAATTCTGTTTTTATTTTCAAATAATATTAAGAGCCCAAGGAAAAATTATAAGTTAGCTATGGAAAACTACAACAAAATGAAGCAGCAGGAGTTTAATTTTAAAAATGATATAAATAAAGAGGCAATAGAGCTCAAGAATAATAAGAGTAAAGATAGAGATTTAAAACATTCAATAGATAAAATAACTACTTATCTAAGTAAAAAATTTATGGTAGACAAATCGCTTATGAATTTAAAATATAATAATGAAGTAAATATTGTAAAGTCTTTTTTGTTTCTTTTTATGAGGTGTTTTTGCAAAATGAAGGTAAGAGAAATATATAATATTTACAATAATCATTCAATAAACACAATATATAAGCTAAGTAATTCAGGAGTTAATCTTATGCTTAAGAACCCTAATTATAAATATATAATGGCTGAATATTTATCAGTTATATAA
- a CDS encoding FliA/WhiG family RNA polymerase sigma factor, with protein MELTVPDQSKEQLVEKYIPLVKYIASRVIIGKTKYIEYDDLLGYGMVGLMDAINKFDYSRGMKFSTYASIRIRGSMIDEIRKNSPITKGAIDKLNRYNEAVEILQRKLLREPTNDEIAKQLGISIKDIGEIESYINYISILSLEDIIFSDDEDVTVKGMIQDKNSPSPEKEMEDKEEIEMLQKSLEMLNEKDRMILSLYYYESLTLKEIGKVLEVSESRVCQLHSRAIRNLRSNMKTLNYT; from the coding sequence ATGGAATTAACTGTACCTGATCAATCAAAAGAACAGTTAGTAGAAAAATATATACCTTTAGTAAAATATATAGCTTCAAGGGTAATAATAGGTAAAACTAAATATATTGAATATGATGATCTATTGGGATATGGTATGGTAGGATTAATGGATGCGATTAATAAGTTTGATTATAGCAGGGGAATGAAATTTTCAACGTATGCATCTATTAGAATTAGAGGTTCTATGATTGATGAAATACGAAAGAATTCCCCCATTACTAAAGGAGCTATAGATAAGCTCAATAGGTATAATGAAGCGGTGGAAATCCTTCAAAGAAAATTGCTTAGAGAACCTACAAATGACGAAATTGCAAAACAATTAGGTATTTCAATTAAAGATATTGGTGAAATTGAAAGTTACATAAATTATATTTCTATTCTTTCATTAGAAGACATTATATTTTCGGATGATGAAGATGTTACTGTAAAAGGAATGATTCAAGATAAAAATAGTCCTTCACCTGAAAAAGAAATGGAGGATAAGGAAGAAATAGAAATGTTACAAAAATCCTTAGAAATGCTCAATGAGAAAGATCGAATGATACTAAGCCTTTATTATTATGAGTCATTAACTCTTAAGGAAATTGGTAAGGTGCTTGAGGTATCAGAATCAAGAGTTTGTCAATTACATAGTAGAGCAATAAGAAATCTAAGGAGTAACATGAAAACTTTAAATTATACATAA
- a CDS encoding flagellar basal-body rod protein FlgG codes for MFRILWNSKSAMNANQEKLDSISNNLANVNTTGYKRVDTQFKDLLSESFDRLGYPVNDKDAYTGTGVRTSEWLRDKTQGTMLETGIPTDMAIDGKGYFRIQAPTGEVSYTRAGAFNIDSLGRLVDSNGNKLYVEYANGYSEGNPKLDSKNLVVNQDGSILQKNGGKFDKIGTIPLYNAVGDDSMVSIGENLYSPKPGVNMFKETDADINQGYLEGSNVDMAKEFSDMIITQRAFQLASKGVTTADEMWGMVNNMRGK; via the coding sequence ATGTTTAGAATATTATGGAATTCAAAAAGCGCAATGAATGCTAATCAAGAGAAGTTAGATTCTATTTCAAATAATTTAGCTAACGTAAATACTACTGGTTATAAGAGAGTTGATACTCAATTTAAAGATTTACTTTCAGAATCATTTGATAGACTAGGTTATCCTGTAAATGATAAAGACGCATATACAGGAACTGGTGTTAGAACATCAGAATGGTTAAGAGATAAGACTCAAGGAACTATGCTGGAAACTGGCATACCAACTGACATGGCTATAGATGGAAAAGGGTATTTTAGAATACAAGCACCAACTGGTGAAGTATCTTATACCAGAGCAGGGGCATTCAACATCGATTCGTTAGGAAGGCTTGTAGATTCAAATGGAAACAAGCTATATGTTGAATATGCTAATGGGTATTCAGAAGGTAATCCTAAGTTAGATAGTAAGAATTTAGTAGTAAATCAAGATGGAAGTATTCTTCAAAAAAATGGCGGCAAATTTGACAAAATCGGTACAATTCCTTTATATAATGCTGTTGGTGATGATTCAATGGTATCAATAGGAGAAAACTTATATTCTCCAAAGCCAGGCGTAAATATGTTCAAGGAAACTGATGCTGATATAAATCAAGGCTATTTAGAAGGTTCAAATGTTGATATGGCTAAAGAATTTTCTGATATGATAATTACTCAAAGAGCATTCCAATTAGCTTCAAAAGGCGTTACCACAGCTGATGAAATGTGGGGAATGGTAAACAACATGAGAGGTAAATAA
- a CDS encoding flagellar hook-basal body complex protein, translating to MIRGLYTAVSGLVSLEAKQDSITNNLANANTNGFKSDDVKLKSFKQVLIENRDKVSGGMNVRNQLGYLSLGSAIDGTYTKWTQGSLEDTNKDTDFAIEGAGFFVVRTNTPEGMKEHYTRDGSFKVNAQGYLTTNSGDAVIGTNASGAQGPIFVGNGKLAVDGSGNILVDGKPSGKLLTADFQDYGTLKKVGDNLYEGQNPNYQANTSIKQGSLEKSNVNIMSEMVDMISVMRSFESNQKVIQTIDETLGKAANEVGAVR from the coding sequence ATGATAAGAGGACTATATACGGCAGTCTCTGGATTAGTTTCGCTAGAAGCTAAACAAGATTCAATAACCAACAACTTAGCAAATGCAAATACAAATGGATTTAAAAGTGATGATGTTAAACTAAAGAGTTTTAAACAAGTTTTAATCGAAAATAGAGATAAAGTTTCCGGTGGAATGAATGTAAGAAATCAACTAGGATATTTAAGTTTAGGATCTGCAATAGATGGTACATATACAAAATGGACTCAAGGTTCACTTGAGGATACTAATAAAGATACAGATTTTGCAATAGAAGGTGCTGGTTTCTTTGTAGTAAGAACTAATACACCTGAAGGAATGAAAGAACATTATACTAGAGATGGAAGTTTTAAAGTTAATGCTCAAGGGTATTTAACAACTAATTCAGGGGATGCTGTTATTGGAACAAATGCATCTGGTGCACAAGGACCAATATTTGTTGGAAATGGTAAACTTGCCGTTGACGGTAGCGGGAATATTCTTGTTGATGGAAAACCATCAGGAAAATTATTAACAGCTGACTTTCAAGACTACGGAACACTTAAAAAAGTTGGGGACAACCTATACGAAGGTCAAAATCCTAATTACCAAGCTAATACTTCAATTAAACAAGGTTCACTAGAGAAGAGTAATGTTAACATAATGAGTGAAATGGTTGATATGATTTCGGTAATGAGAAGCTTTGAAAGTAATCAAAAAGTTATACAAACTATTGATGAAACTTTAGGTAAAGCAGCAAATGAAGTTGGAGCAGTTAGGTAG
- a CDS encoding putative manganese-dependent inorganic diphosphatase: MKDVIYVTGHKNPDSDSICAAYAYAEFKNKTGDLPAIPVRLGNVNQETQYILDFFNVEKPMFLETIKLKVKDLNFDRFTPFGADISIKTAWNIMKEKNMKSVPVVDANTHLIGILSISNIVSSYMDIWDNKILAKSKTTIDNIVDTLSAKPLTIHEDTKVFPGKILVAAMQPQGFKEYIQEGDVVIVGGDRAEALEAIINCNVSLLILTGSYVLSAELLEEAKKNNITVISTPHDSFTASRLVVQSIPVDFVMAKESLVTISSDDLVDDIRSVMAETRFRNYPVIDTNNKVIGTVSRYHLIPNFKKKIIQVDHNERSQSINGLEDAEILEIIDHHRVADIQTSNPIYFRNEPVGSTSTIVAKRFFENGIRPSREAAGLLCGAIISDTLLFRSPTCTEVDKTICKRLANIAEINIEEFAKEMFKAGTSLKGKTVEQIFNQDFKPFTIEDTKIGVAQVNTMDIEGFMPLKAEMLEYMNNKAAANDLQLVVLLLTDILNEGSQILVAGSRSEIVEHTFNVNLVDNTAFLPGVLSRKKQVIPPLTNTITSL, encoded by the coding sequence ATGAAAGATGTAATTTATGTAACTGGCCATAAGAATCCAGACTCCGATTCTATATGTGCTGCTTATGCATATGCAGAATTTAAAAATAAGACTGGGGATCTTCCTGCTATACCTGTAAGATTAGGTAATGTAAATCAAGAAACTCAATACATATTAGACTTTTTTAATGTCGAAAAACCAATGTTCTTAGAAACAATTAAGTTAAAGGTTAAAGATTTGAATTTCGACAGATTCACTCCATTCGGAGCAGATATTTCAATAAAAACAGCTTGGAACATAATGAAAGAAAAAAATATGAAATCAGTTCCTGTGGTTGATGCTAATACACATTTAATTGGTATTTTATCTATTTCTAACATTGTTTCTAGTTATATGGATATATGGGATAATAAAATTTTAGCTAAAAGTAAGACTACTATAGATAATATAGTCGATACTCTATCAGCTAAACCACTTACAATACATGAAGATACTAAAGTATTCCCTGGAAAGATATTAGTAGCTGCTATGCAGCCTCAAGGATTTAAGGAATATATTCAAGAGGGTGATGTTGTTATAGTTGGTGGGGACAGAGCCGAAGCATTAGAAGCTATTATTAACTGCAATGTGTCTCTTCTTATACTAACTGGATCTTATGTTTTAAGTGCTGAACTACTTGAGGAAGCTAAGAAAAATAATATAACTGTTATATCAACACCACATGATTCATTTACTGCATCAAGATTAGTTGTTCAATCTATACCTGTTGATTTTGTTATGGCAAAAGAATCACTTGTCACTATATCATCTGATGACTTAGTAGATGATATTAGAAGTGTAATGGCAGAAACTAGATTTAGAAACTATCCTGTTATTGATACTAATAACAAGGTTATTGGAACAGTTTCTAGATATCACTTGATACCAAACTTCAAAAAGAAAATTATTCAAGTTGACCACAATGAAAGAAGTCAATCTATAAATGGACTTGAAGATGCTGAGATATTAGAAATTATAGATCACCATAGAGTTGCTGATATACAAACTAGTAATCCTATTTACTTTAGAAATGAGCCTGTTGGTTCAACTTCAACTATAGTTGCAAAGAGATTCTTTGAAAATGGCATCAGACCATCTAGAGAAGCTGCTGGACTATTATGCGGAGCTATAATTTCAGATACATTACTATTTAGAAGTCCTACATGCACAGAAGTAGATAAAACTATATGCAAGAGGCTTGCTAATATAGCTGAAATAAACATAGAAGAGTTTGCAAAAGAGATGTTTAAAGCCGGTACTTCATTAAAAGGAAAAACTGTTGAACAAATATTCAATCAAGATTTCAAACCTTTCACAATAGAAGATACCAAAATTGGTGTAGCTCAAGTTAATACTATGGATATAGAAGGCTTTATGCCACTAAAGGCTGAGATGCTTGAGTACATGAATAACAAAGCTGCTGCTAATGATTTACAGCTTGTAGTGCTTCTATTAACTGATATATTAAATGAAGGCTCTCAAATTTTAGTTGCTGGTTCTAGATCTGAAATTGTTGAACATACATTTAATGTTAATCTTGTAGATAATACAGCATTCTTACCTGGTGTTTTATCAAGAAAGAAGCAAGTAATACCACCATTAACTAATACAATAACTTCATTATAA